Genomic DNA from Candidatus Sphingomonas phytovorans:
CTGGAGCGGCCAGGTCAGTGCTGAATATCAGTTCCCGCTGGGGGATGCGTGGACCGCCACGGCCGGCTCCGATTTCCGATATGTGGGCAATCGCCAATCCAGTTTCGCCGAGGAGGCTGGCCAGCCTCGGTTCCAGTTGCCGGCTTATGACGTGGTCGATCTGCACGCGGGCGTTCGCAAGGGCGGTCTGTCGCTCAACTTCTATCTCAAGAATGTCGGGAACTCGATCGGCCAGGCGAACGGATTTATCCTTGGCCCGATCGCCGAGGTGTCGGTGATCCGTCCCCGGACCTTCGGTTTCTCGATCGCCCAGACCTTCTGATCGCGGCTTCCGGTCGCGTCCCTTCAATCGAGAGATGTCCATGAAACACCTGCCTGCTCTCGCATCGGCCCTGGCCCTGGCATTCACGTCCCAGGCTGAGGCTCAGACGGTCATTCACGCGGGGCACCTGCTCGCGGAACCCGGTCAGCCGGTGAGCGATCGCCAGTCGATCATCATCAAGGATGGACGGATCGTCGCCGTAAAAGACGGGTATGTCGATGGCGAGCGGGTGATCGATCTTTCCAACGACTGGGTGATGCCCGGTCTGATCGACATGCACACACATGTGTCGATCACGATGGACATCGACTTGCCCAATCCGGCGGCTGACATGCTGCCGGCGGTACTTGGGCGGCCGACGCAGCGCGTCCTTGCGACGATACCGCGCGCGCAGGCCATTTTGCGCAATGGTTTCACCACTATCCGCAATCTGGGTGATCCCGCCAATGTCACCTATGATCTCAGGAACGCCATAAATGCCGGGATCGTGGCCGGTCCGCGCATCATCGCGGATGAACCGATGTTCGGCGTATCCGGCGGAGACTATGATGCGAGCGCTTTCGGAGAGCGCGCCGATCTGGAGCCGTTGTTCCGCAGTCGCGGTACCTGCACGGGGGCGATCGATTGCGCGCGGGCGGTGCGGGAAGAAGTTCGCCGCGGGGCGGACGTCATCAAGCTTCGGCTG
This window encodes:
- a CDS encoding amidohydrolase family protein, with translation MKHLPALASALALAFTSQAEAQTVIHAGHLLAEPGQPVSDRQSIIIKDGRIVAVKDGYVDGERVIDLSNDWVMPGLIDMHTHVSITMDIDLPNPAADMLPAVLGRPTQRVLATIPRAQAILRNGFTTIRNLGDPANVTYDLRNAINAGIVAGPRIIADEPMFGVSGGDYDASAFGERADLEPLFRSRGTCTGAIDCARAVREEVRRGADVIKLRLAAQTSDPKSGPMETPEEIQAIVTTAHRLNRKVAVHSAGSDVANEIAIDAGADTMEHGPLSDRNIAGMMSRRTAYTATMMAAKMAEGKLGVEGGYYSQVAGSVRKAYRAGVPILFGSDLPVVPIARVAEEFILLNEAGLTPADALKTATVNAARALGRESEIGSIAPGKAADIIAVARDPLKDLREMGRVTFVMKGGQVIRDDSSKAP